A single Haloglycomyces albus DSM 45210 DNA region contains:
- a CDS encoding dihydroorotase has protein sequence MKKTVIKGADVLGRGRSDLLIADGRLVETGRLDIADAEVVDADGLVALPGLVDLHTHLRQPGYEESETVLSGSQAAAKGGYTAVCAMANSTPVADSPAVVEQVADLGRRAGYVDVQPIGAVSQGLEGRRLAEMGEMAQSQARVRMFSDDGKCVNDPLLMRRALEYAASVDGLIAQHAEESRLTEGSQMHEGAVSARLGMVGWPEVAETSIIARDVLLAEYLDARVHFCHVSTRRSAEIIAAAKKRGVAVTAEVCPHHLILTDHAAQGYDPVFKVNPPLRENDDVEALRSALADGTIDAVATDHAPHSAENKDCEWNAARPGMLGLETALSIAVEALGGPEDVDWNLVAERTSRTPARIAGLRAHGHDFDIGAEANLTLVDPGGRWTVYGNELSSLSTNTPYAGMELPVTVNATFLRGNATVRNGQLTEAMGEN, from the coding sequence ATGAAGAAAACCGTGATCAAAGGGGCGGACGTTCTCGGACGGGGGCGTAGTGACCTCCTGATCGCCGACGGCCGCCTGGTGGAAACCGGACGACTCGACATCGCCGACGCCGAGGTCGTCGACGCCGACGGCCTGGTCGCCCTACCGGGGCTGGTGGATTTGCATACACATCTACGCCAGCCCGGATACGAGGAATCGGAGACGGTACTGTCCGGCTCGCAGGCGGCCGCCAAGGGCGGCTACACCGCCGTGTGCGCCATGGCGAACTCCACCCCGGTCGCCGACAGCCCCGCTGTGGTGGAACAGGTGGCGGACCTGGGACGCCGTGCCGGGTACGTCGACGTACAGCCCATCGGTGCCGTTAGCCAAGGGCTCGAAGGCCGTCGCCTCGCCGAGATGGGAGAGATGGCTCAGTCCCAGGCCCGGGTGCGGATGTTCTCCGACGACGGTAAATGCGTTAACGACCCGTTGTTGATGCGGCGTGCTCTCGAGTACGCGGCGTCGGTGGACGGGCTGATCGCCCAACACGCCGAGGAATCGCGTTTGACCGAGGGCTCTCAGATGCATGAAGGGGCCGTGTCCGCACGGCTCGGTATGGTCGGGTGGCCCGAAGTCGCCGAAACGTCCATTATCGCCCGTGACGTGCTCCTAGCGGAATATCTGGACGCCCGGGTCCACTTCTGCCACGTGTCCACTCGCCGCAGCGCCGAGATCATCGCGGCCGCGAAGAAACGCGGTGTTGCGGTCACCGCCGAGGTGTGCCCGCATCACCTGATCCTGACCGATCACGCCGCGCAGGGGTACGACCCGGTGTTCAAGGTCAACCCGCCGCTGCGGGAAAACGACGATGTGGAGGCACTGCGGTCGGCGCTTGCCGACGGGACGATCGACGCCGTCGCCACCGATCACGCTCCACATTCGGCTGAGAACAAGGACTGCGAATGGAATGCGGCTCGTCCGGGAATGCTGGGCTTGGAGACGGCACTGTCGATCGCGGTGGAAGCGCTCGGAGGGCCGGAAGACGTGGATTGGAACCTGGTGGCCGAACGAACCTCGCGAACTCCGGCGCGGATCGCCGGGCTGCGGGCACACGGACACGATTTCGACATCGGCGCCGAGGCGAACCTGACCCTGGTCGACCCCGGCGGCAGGTGGACGGTATACGGCAACGAGCTGTCCTCCCTGTCGACCAACACACCTTATGCGGGTATGGAACTGCCCGTGACGGTCAATGCGACCTTTCTGCGTGGAAACGCCACCGTCCGAAACGGACAACTCACCGAAGCGATGGGGGAGAACTAA
- the efp gene encoding elongation factor P, which produces MATTNDLKNGTVLKLDGDLWQVVEFLHVKPGKGPAFVRTKVKNVLSGKTVDRTFNAGVKVETANVDRRDMQYLYQDGEDFVFMDLDDYDQIPLGPSIVGDAAKFLLEDSPATVAMHEGKPLYVELPAAVELEIKHTDPGLQGDRSSGGTKPATLQTGAEVQVPLFIEPGEKVKIDTREGKYLSRAS; this is translated from the coding sequence GTGGCGACCACGAACGACCTTAAGAACGGCACGGTCCTGAAACTGGACGGCGATCTCTGGCAGGTTGTCGAGTTCCTCCACGTCAAGCCGGGCAAGGGCCCCGCTTTTGTCCGCACCAAGGTGAAGAACGTCCTCAGCGGCAAGACCGTGGACCGGACCTTCAACGCCGGTGTGAAAGTGGAGACGGCCAATGTCGACCGCCGCGACATGCAGTACCTCTACCAGGACGGCGAGGACTTCGTGTTCATGGATCTTGACGATTACGACCAAATCCCGCTGGGGCCGTCGATCGTCGGTGACGCCGCCAAGTTCCTCCTCGAGGACAGCCCGGCGACCGTCGCCATGCACGAAGGAAAGCCGTTGTACGTCGAGCTTCCCGCCGCAGTTGAACTGGAAATCAAGCACACCGACCCAGGCCTGCAGGGAGACCGCTCCTCGGGCGGCACCAAACCTGCCACGCTGCAGACCGGTGCCGAGGTACAGGTTCCGCTGTTCATTGAACCCGGCGAGAAGGTCAAAATCGACACTCGCGAAGGCAAGTATCTGTCCCGGGCATCATAA
- a CDS encoding aspartate carbamoyltransferase catalytic subunit, giving the protein MKHLIDTADLSREQAELLLHQAEEMSRAVSGREVPKLPALRGRTVVNLFFEDSTRTRTSFETAAKRLSADVVNFAAKSSSVNKGESLKDTALTLQAMGADAVVVRHGAAGVPERLATWLPSSILNAGDGLRGHPTQALLDAYTLQQRLGRLDGRTVTIVGDILHSRVARSNVWLLNTLGANVRLIGPPTLMPRRIESWPAEVGYDLDAALPDSDAIMMLRVQRERMLGGFFPSEREYSLRYGLDQRRAARLPEEAPIMHPGPMNRGLEIASAVADSPRTTIVDQVTNGIWVRMAALYLLLTNGDDE; this is encoded by the coding sequence GTGAAGCACCTGATCGACACCGCTGATCTGAGTCGTGAGCAGGCCGAGCTGCTGTTGCATCAAGCCGAGGAGATGTCGCGGGCCGTATCGGGCCGTGAGGTGCCGAAGTTGCCGGCGCTCCGTGGCCGTACGGTCGTCAATCTCTTCTTCGAGGACTCCACCCGTACCCGCACCTCGTTTGAAACCGCCGCCAAACGGCTCAGCGCCGACGTGGTGAACTTCGCGGCCAAGAGCAGCAGCGTCAACAAGGGCGAGAGTTTGAAGGACACCGCCTTGACCCTGCAGGCGATGGGAGCCGACGCGGTCGTGGTGCGCCACGGCGCCGCCGGGGTTCCCGAACGGCTGGCCACCTGGTTGCCGTCGTCCATACTCAACGCCGGGGACGGTCTACGCGGACATCCCACTCAAGCGCTACTTGATGCCTATACCCTGCAGCAACGGCTGGGAAGGCTGGACGGGCGCACCGTCACGATCGTGGGCGACATCCTGCACAGCCGAGTGGCGCGCTCGAACGTCTGGCTCCTCAACACCCTGGGAGCGAATGTGCGCCTGATCGGACCGCCCACACTGATGCCGCGTCGTATCGAATCGTGGCCGGCCGAGGTGGGGTACGACCTTGACGCCGCGCTCCCTGACAGTGACGCGATTATGATGCTGCGTGTACAGAGGGAACGAATGCTGGGTGGGTTTTTTCCCTCCGAGCGGGAGTACTCGCTGCGCTACGGTCTTGATCAACGACGCGCCGCACGCCTTCCCGAGGAAGCGCCCATCATGCATCCGGGACCGATGAACCGTGGCCTGGAAATCGCCTCCGCAGTGGCCGATTCACCGCGCACCACCATCGTCGACCAGGTCACCAACGGCATTTGGGTTCGAATGGCCGCCCTGTATCTACTGCTTACCAATGGAGACGACGAATGA
- the pyrR gene encoding bifunctional pyr operon transcriptional regulator/uracil phosphoribosyltransferase PyrR, whose translation MATPARKTGSQSSGSAEPDGKEILAHSDIARVLDRMAHEILEKTKGAENTILLGIPTRGIALAGRLADRIERFSGNSIPAGTLDITLYRDDLGQNRLRPLGPTDLPTGGVDGQRIVLVDDVLYSGRTIRAALNALYDLGRPSSVQLAILVDRGHRELPIRADYVGKNIPTSRSENVSVLLNEYDETDAVELRGEIE comes from the coding sequence GTGGCAACGCCTGCCCGAAAAACGGGTTCCCAGTCGTCTGGGTCGGCAGAGCCAGACGGTAAGGAGATACTCGCGCATTCCGATATCGCGCGGGTACTGGACCGTATGGCGCACGAAATCTTGGAAAAGACCAAGGGTGCCGAAAACACGATTCTATTGGGAATTCCAACCCGTGGAATAGCATTGGCCGGCCGACTGGCCGACCGTATAGAACGCTTTTCCGGCAATTCCATTCCGGCCGGAACGCTCGACATCACTCTGTATCGCGACGACCTGGGGCAGAATCGCCTGCGCCCGCTCGGCCCGACCGATCTTCCGACCGGGGGAGTGGACGGCCAGCGCATCGTGCTGGTGGACGATGTGCTCTATTCCGGACGTACTATCCGAGCGGCGCTCAACGCCCTCTATGACCTGGGGCGACCGTCGTCGGTGCAATTGGCGATCCTGGTCGATCGCGGTCACCGGGAACTTCCGATTCGTGCCGACTATGTTGGGAAGAACATTCCGACCTCACGCAGTGAGAACGTATCGGTGCTTTTGAACGAATACGATGAGACCGACGCGGTCGAACTACGGGGTGAGATCGAGTGA
- the nusB gene encoding transcription antitermination factor NusB has translation MTSENKKSQRKIDAQLGARSRARARAVEILYEADSRREDPQLVLGERRRRYMDDPHEAPRLPSYSQQLVSGVSEHRASIDRAIDDAAIGWSLERMPIVDRNILRIAVYELRHVDDVDVPVAIKEALRVAEHLSSVDDPAFFNAVLDKVAHERGPEEDTASDSDDTGSESS, from the coding sequence GTGACTTCAGAAAATAAAAAATCGCAGCGTAAGATTGATGCTCAACTGGGCGCGCGTAGCCGCGCTCGAGCGCGAGCGGTGGAAATCCTTTATGAGGCCGACAGCCGCCGGGAGGACCCTCAATTGGTACTGGGGGAACGTCGGCGGCGCTACATGGACGACCCGCACGAGGCACCACGCCTCCCGAGCTATTCGCAGCAGCTGGTGAGCGGCGTCAGCGAACATCGCGCTTCGATCGATCGTGCGATCGATGACGCGGCCATCGGTTGGTCGCTGGAACGTATGCCGATTGTGGACCGTAATATTCTGCGGATAGCGGTGTACGAGTTGAGGCATGTGGACGATGTCGACGTGCCGGTCGCGATCAAAGAGGCACTTCGAGTGGCCGAACATCTCAGCTCTGTGGATGATCCGGCGTTCTTCAACGCCGTCTTGGACAAAGTGGCCCACGAACGGGGACCGGAGGAGGACACGGCCTCGGATTCGGACGACACCGGCTCCGAATCGTCGTAA
- the carB gene encoding carbamoyl-phosphate synthase large subunit, giving the protein MPKRSDINHVLVIGSGPIQIGQAAEFDYSGTQACRVLRSEGIRVTLVNSNPATIMTDPEIADSTYVEPIDPGMIEDIIATEKPDALLPTLGGQTALNAAIELHDRGILEKYGVELIGADFEAIHRGEDRQKFKEVVAKAGGEVPRSATCHSMDEVWATIADLGLPAVIRPSFTMGGLGSGMAYTNEDVERIAGNGLAESPTTEVLIEESVLGWKEFELELMRDHKDNVVIVCSIENIDPMGVHTGDSVTVAPSMTLTDREYQEMRDIGIAVLREVGVDTGGCNIQFAINPDDGRIIVIEMNPRVSRSSALASKATGFPIAKIAAKLAIGYSLDEIPNDITKATPAAFEPALDYVVVKVPRFAFEKFPGADPTLTTTMKSVGEAMSLGRTFKQALQKALRSDETAAYGFWTTPDPKDATKESTLEALRTAHDGNLYTAERALRLGATVDEVHSACEIDPWFLHQIAELVELRAEIVAADIVDTALLRKAKRAGCCDAQIAALRPELAGEDGVRSLRHRLGLRPVYKTVDTCAAEFASRTPYHYSSYEDETEVEPSARPKVMILGSGPNRIGQGIEFDYSCVHAVQALRDIGYETIMVNCNPETVSTDYDTADRLYFEPLTFEDVTEVYHAEHQSGLTAGGPGVVGVIVQLGGQTPLALADRLQADGLPVIGTSPEAINSAEDRGEFEKLLHTENLAAPDGGVATSFTEAKEVAARIGYPVLVRPSYVLGGRGMEIVYDELSLESYIARATEASPEHPVLVDRFLDDAIEIDVDCLSDGDEFYLGGIMEHIEEAGVHSGDSSCALPPITLGATVINEIRDYTERLARGIGVRGLMNVQYALKDEQLYVLEANPRASRTVPFVSKATGYPLAKAAARIMSGSSIAQLREEGILAAEGDGTDLPPDSPISVKEVVLPFKRFRTSEGGGIDALLSPEMKSTGEVMGIDTTFGRAFAKSTLAVYGHLPSRGKVFVSVADRDKRSIVFPIQQLVALGFEVYATVGTGLVLKRHGIAFTPVTRHSEAGTDDDLDAVGLVKSGDIDLVITTPSASSGPRTDGWEIRTAAVVADVPCITTIQGAGAAVMGIEAASRGELAATSLQRLGRQ; this is encoded by the coding sequence ATGCCTAAACGCAGCGACATCAACCACGTACTCGTCATCGGTTCGGGTCCGATCCAGATCGGACAGGCCGCGGAATTCGACTACTCGGGAACCCAGGCCTGCCGGGTCCTGCGTTCCGAAGGAATCCGAGTCACACTGGTCAACTCGAATCCGGCTACCATCATGACCGATCCCGAAATCGCCGACTCCACCTACGTCGAACCGATCGATCCGGGAATGATCGAAGACATCATCGCCACCGAGAAGCCCGACGCACTGCTGCCCACCCTGGGAGGACAGACCGCGCTCAATGCGGCCATCGAACTCCACGATCGGGGCATCCTGGAGAAATACGGCGTCGAACTGATCGGTGCCGATTTCGAGGCCATCCATCGCGGTGAAGATCGCCAGAAATTCAAAGAAGTCGTCGCCAAGGCCGGGGGAGAGGTACCACGTTCGGCGACCTGCCACTCCATGGACGAAGTCTGGGCGACGATCGCCGACCTGGGCCTGCCCGCCGTCATTCGGCCGTCCTTCACCATGGGTGGTCTGGGGTCCGGAATGGCCTACACGAACGAAGACGTCGAACGCATCGCCGGCAACGGTCTCGCCGAATCACCCACCACCGAGGTGCTCATCGAAGAGAGCGTACTCGGCTGGAAGGAATTCGAGCTCGAGCTCATGCGCGACCACAAGGACAACGTGGTCATCGTGTGCTCGATCGAAAACATCGACCCCATGGGCGTCCACACCGGCGACTCGGTCACCGTCGCGCCGTCGATGACCCTCACCGACCGCGAATACCAGGAGATGCGTGATATCGGCATCGCGGTTCTCCGGGAAGTCGGAGTCGACACGGGCGGCTGTAACATCCAGTTCGCCATCAATCCCGACGACGGTCGTATCATCGTCATCGAAATGAACCCGCGAGTGTCCCGGTCGTCGGCGCTGGCGTCCAAAGCCACCGGCTTCCCGATCGCCAAGATCGCGGCGAAACTCGCCATCGGCTACTCACTCGACGAAATTCCCAACGACATCACCAAGGCCACACCCGCCGCCTTCGAGCCCGCCCTCGACTACGTGGTGGTGAAGGTTCCGCGCTTCGCCTTCGAGAAGTTCCCCGGAGCCGACCCGACCCTGACCACCACCATGAAGTCCGTCGGCGAAGCCATGTCTCTGGGACGCACCTTCAAACAGGCGCTACAAAAAGCGCTGCGTTCGGACGAGACGGCCGCGTACGGGTTCTGGACCACACCGGATCCGAAGGACGCGACCAAGGAATCCACCCTGGAAGCACTCCGTACCGCCCACGACGGCAACCTCTACACCGCCGAACGTGCGTTGCGACTGGGCGCCACCGTCGACGAGGTGCACTCCGCGTGCGAGATCGACCCCTGGTTCCTTCACCAGATCGCCGAACTGGTCGAACTGCGCGCCGAAATCGTCGCCGCCGACATCGTGGACACCGCTCTGCTGCGTAAAGCCAAGCGTGCCGGATGCTGCGACGCACAGATCGCGGCGCTGCGCCCTGAACTGGCCGGTGAGGACGGCGTGCGATCCCTACGCCACCGCCTCGGCCTGCGTCCGGTCTACAAAACAGTGGACACCTGCGCGGCCGAATTCGCGTCCCGCACCCCGTACCACTATTCGTCCTATGAAGACGAAACCGAGGTCGAACCGTCGGCACGACCCAAAGTCATGATCCTGGGCTCCGGTCCCAACCGGATCGGTCAGGGTATCGAATTCGACTACTCCTGCGTGCACGCCGTCCAAGCGCTGCGCGACATCGGTTACGAGACCATCATGGTCAACTGCAACCCCGAAACGGTCTCCACCGACTACGACACCGCCGACCGGCTGTACTTCGAACCACTGACGTTCGAAGACGTCACCGAGGTCTACCACGCCGAGCACCAAAGCGGCCTGACCGCCGGGGGCCCCGGGGTCGTGGGCGTCATCGTGCAACTGGGAGGACAAACCCCTCTCGCGCTGGCCGATCGCCTGCAAGCCGACGGGCTGCCGGTCATCGGAACCTCCCCGGAGGCGATCAACTCCGCCGAGGACCGCGGCGAATTCGAAAAACTCCTCCACACCGAAAACCTCGCCGCACCCGACGGCGGCGTCGCCACCTCGTTCACCGAGGCCAAAGAAGTCGCCGCGCGCATCGGGTATCCCGTACTGGTACGTCCCTCCTACGTGCTCGGGGGACGCGGAATGGAGATCGTCTACGACGAACTCAGCCTAGAGAGCTACATCGCCCGCGCCACCGAAGCCAGTCCCGAACACCCGGTGCTGGTCGACCGATTCCTCGACGACGCCATCGAGATCGATGTGGACTGCCTGAGCGACGGCGACGAGTTCTACCTCGGCGGCATCATGGAACACATCGAGGAGGCCGGAGTTCACTCCGGAGACTCCTCCTGCGCACTGCCGCCCATCACGCTCGGAGCGACCGTCATCAACGAAATCCGCGACTACACCGAACGGCTCGCCCGAGGGATCGGCGTACGTGGGCTCATGAACGTCCAATACGCGCTCAAAGACGAACAACTCTACGTGCTGGAAGCCAACCCACGTGCGTCCCGCACCGTACCGTTCGTCTCCAAAGCCACCGGATACCCACTGGCGAAAGCCGCTGCCCGCATCATGTCCGGCAGCAGCATCGCCCAACTGCGCGAAGAGGGAATCCTGGCAGCCGAAGGCGACGGCACCGACCTACCGCCCGACTCTCCCATCAGCGTCAAAGAAGTGGTCCTTCCGTTCAAGCGCTTCCGCACCAGCGAAGGCGGCGGAATCGACGCCCTCCTCAGTCCGGAAATGAAATCCACCGGTGAGGTCATGGGCATCGACACCACCTTCGGGCGTGCCTTCGCCAAGTCCACCCTCGCCGTCTACGGGCACCTCCCCAGCCGAGGGAAGGTCTTCGTATCCGTAGCCGACCGGGACAAACGCTCCATCGTCTTCCCCATCCAACAACTGGTGGCACTGGGATTCGAAGTCTACGCCACCGTGGGGACCGGACTGGTGCTCAAACGCCACGGCATCGCCTTCACACCCGTGACACGCCACTCCGAGGCAGGCACCGACGACGACCTGGACGCGGTCGGACTCGTCAAATCCGGTGACATCGATTTGGTCATCACCACTCCGTCCGCCTCGTCCGGGCCCAGAACCGACGGATGGGAAATCCGAACCGCCGCCGTCGTGGCCGACGTGCCCTGCATAACCACCATTCAAGGAGCGGGAGCCGCCGTCATGGGAATCGAAGCCGCCTCACGCGGAGAACTCGCCGCCACCTCCCTGCAACGGTTGGGACGACAATAA
- the carA gene encoding glutamine-hydrolyzing carbamoyl-phosphate synthase small subunit has protein sequence MSTRAAAILVLEDGRTFHGEAYGAVGETFGEGVFNTAMTGYQETLTDPSYHGQVVVQTAPQIGNTGINDEDDESDHIRVAGYVINDPSHIRSNWRSTRGLEDTLAQQGVVGICGVDTRALTRHLREHGAMRVGISSESTDVAALAERVRHSPGMEGANLVDRVTTEEKYVVGPDEPPRYTVAALDLGIKRNTPRRLAERGVETHVFPAHTGVDELLSVEPDAVFLSNGPGDPATAEVQVATTVELLRRGVPVFGICFGNQILGRALGLETFKLAYGHRGINQPVLDRHTEKVEVTAHNHGFALRMPDAAATDGGEFDPTAHLGPTPTFQTEFGEVEVSHVCLNDNVVEGLTCRDVPAFSVQYHPEAAAGPHDADYLFDRLVQLIDTHKGAHHHA, from the coding sequence ATGAGTACGCGAGCAGCAGCCATTCTGGTACTTGAGGACGGGCGCACCTTCCACGGCGAGGCCTACGGAGCCGTGGGAGAAACCTTCGGAGAGGGCGTCTTCAATACCGCCATGACCGGGTATCAGGAAACCCTGACCGACCCGTCTTATCACGGTCAGGTCGTCGTGCAGACGGCACCGCAGATCGGCAACACCGGCATCAACGACGAGGACGACGAATCCGACCATATCCGCGTCGCCGGATACGTCATCAACGACCCCTCCCACATCCGCTCCAATTGGCGCAGTACGCGCGGGCTGGAAGACACCCTCGCCCAGCAGGGGGTCGTGGGCATCTGCGGAGTCGACACCAGAGCGTTGACCCGACACCTGCGGGAACACGGTGCCATGCGGGTGGGAATCTCCTCGGAATCCACCGATGTCGCGGCGTTGGCCGAACGAGTGCGCCACAGCCCGGGCATGGAAGGTGCCAACCTCGTCGACCGGGTCACCACCGAGGAAAAATACGTGGTCGGTCCCGACGAACCACCGCGATACACCGTCGCCGCCCTCGACTTGGGTATTAAACGCAATACCCCACGCCGTCTCGCGGAACGCGGCGTGGAAACCCACGTCTTCCCCGCTCATACGGGTGTCGACGAGCTCCTGTCGGTCGAACCGGACGCGGTGTTCCTATCGAACGGCCCCGGCGATCCCGCTACCGCCGAGGTTCAGGTCGCCACGACGGTGGAACTCCTGCGACGTGGAGTACCCGTCTTCGGAATCTGCTTTGGAAACCAAATCCTGGGTCGGGCACTGGGCTTGGAGACCTTTAAACTCGCCTACGGTCATCGGGGTATCAACCAGCCCGTTCTCGACCGTCACACCGAGAAGGTGGAGGTCACCGCCCATAACCACGGCTTCGCTCTGCGCATGCCCGATGCGGCCGCCACCGACGGCGGAGAATTCGACCCCACCGCACACCTCGGCCCCACGCCGACGTTCCAGACGGAATTCGGAGAGGTCGAGGTCAGCCATGTCTGCCTCAATGACAATGTCGTCGAAGGGCTCACCTGTCGCGACGTGCCGGCCTTCTCGGTGCAGTACCACCCGGAAGCGGCCGCCGGTCCGCACGACGCCGACTACCTGTTCGACCGTCTCGTCCAGCTCATCGACACTCACAAAGGGGCCCACCACCATGCCTAA
- a CDS encoding AAA family ATPase: MIIWINGTFGVGKTTTAKKLVELVPEAKVFNSERIGGFLTEFLNDQFPVENFQDWPAWRVVTGEVVAQLGGSLKAPVVVPQTVLTREYWCEIRDRMNQSQVEYRHFVLYAGRATLEERIENDGAEPQAREWRLDHCDRWEAAMGWLKDEATVIDTDGVNSEEVARRILDGR, encoded by the coding sequence ATGATTATATGGATTAACGGAACCTTTGGCGTCGGGAAGACGACCACCGCTAAGAAGCTGGTGGAGCTGGTTCCCGAAGCGAAGGTTTTTAACTCCGAACGTATCGGCGGATTCTTGACGGAGTTCCTCAACGACCAGTTCCCAGTGGAGAATTTTCAAGATTGGCCCGCCTGGCGTGTGGTGACCGGCGAGGTCGTCGCACAATTGGGTGGCAGCCTGAAAGCCCCTGTCGTCGTTCCGCAAACCGTCCTGACCAGGGAATATTGGTGCGAGATTCGCGATCGTATGAACCAGTCGCAGGTCGAATACCGACACTTCGTTCTTTACGCCGGTCGCGCCACCTTGGAAGAGCGAATCGAGAACGACGGTGCCGAACCGCAGGCGAGAGAATGGCGATTGGATCATTGTGACCGTTGGGAGGCGGCCATGGGGTGGCTGAAGGACGAGGCGACGGTGATCGATACCGACGGGGTGAACAGTGAAGAGGTGGCTCGGCGTATTCTCGATGGACGATGA
- a CDS encoding transcriptional regulator: protein MATSEYAKSLGNRLRDIRMQQGLSLQGVEDKSDGRWKAVVIGSYERGDRSITVSRLSELADFYRVPVSELLPNELPEPIEKPEKIVLNLEALYDHPDPDLEHIAKLARNIQQRRGDYNGRILSIRADDLATLAVVYSTTPSGLVEKLEDFGVVVHDVQAFFTKEGE, encoded by the coding sequence GTGGCGACATCCGAATACGCTAAAAGCCTAGGCAACCGCCTACGCGACATTCGCATGCAACAAGGTCTGTCTTTGCAGGGTGTTGAAGACAAATCCGATGGTCGCTGGAAAGCGGTCGTCATCGGGTCCTATGAGCGTGGTGACCGTTCCATCACGGTGTCGCGGTTGTCGGAACTGGCCGACTTCTACCGTGTGCCGGTCTCTGAACTGCTGCCCAACGAATTGCCGGAGCCGATTGAAAAGCCTGAGAAGATCGTTCTCAACCTTGAGGCTCTATACGACCACCCGGACCCGGATTTGGAACACATTGCCAAATTGGCCCGTAACATTCAACAGCGTCGTGGCGACTACAATGGACGGATTCTGTCCATCCGTGCCGACGACCTGGCCACCCTCGCGGTCGTATACAGCACCACCCCGAGCGGACTGGTAGAGAAGCTCGAAGACTTCGGCGTCGTTGTACACGATGTACAGGCCTTCTTCACCAAGGAAGGCGAGTAG